AATTTAAAGCGTCTCGGCCTGACATCTGTAAAGCCACGCCAATTCGATTTAACCCGAAATGTAAAAGAATTTGAAAAGAGAGGATTTAACAAAATACTCCTGGATGCCCCCTGTTCGGGCCTTGGAGTGTTAAGCCGCCATCCGGAAGGGAAATGGCAAAAACGGGAAAATCTCCTCCCCTCCTATTCGAAATCCCAGTCCCAGCTCCTTGAAGTGGTTTCAAAGAGCTTGAAAGGGGGCGGAATCCTGGTATATAGTACCTGTTCAACTGAACCGGAAGAGAATGAAAAAGTAATTGAAAAGTTTATAAAGAACAATCCTGCATTCCGGGTTGAGAATCCGAGGGCTTCCCTTCCGGAAGGTTGCAACCGGTTTATTGGGAAAGACTATTATTTCCGGACCTTTCCTGAAGGGGAGAATATGGATGGATTTTTTGCAGTCAGAATGGTTAAAAAGACATGAAAAAAATAGCCCCTTCGATCCTTTCGGCCGATTTTGGCCATTTGGCGGATGAGATAAAAAGGGTAGAAGAAGCGGGGGCTGATATGATCCATGTGGATGTCATGGATGGCCATTTTGTCCCCAACCTGACCATTGGTCCTCCTGTGATCGAATTCATCCGGAAAGCCACCGCTCTTCCCCTGGACGTTCATCTGATGATCGAAAGACCAGAACAGTCTATCAATGACTTTGTTTCAGCGGGGAGCGATATTCTGACTGTTCATGTCGAAACCTGTCCTCACCTTCACCGGACTATCCAGCAGATTAAGGAAAAGAATATTAAGGCAGGTGTCACTTTGAACCCGGCGACCTCCCTGACGCTGGTGGAAGAGATCATCGACTCGGTAGATCTTCTGCTCATCATGTCGGTGAATCCCGGTTTCGGGGGACAGAGTTTCATCCCTTCGGTTCTTTCCAAGATTCGCCTGGCCCGCAAAATGATCGATCGTAAGAATGCGAAAGTCATGCTGGAGGTCGACGGGGGAATCAAGATCGACAATATTAAAGAGATCTCCGAAGCCGGCTGTGATGTTTTTGTGGCCGGGTCCGCGATCTTCAAGAGCAAAGATTATCGAAAAACGATTACGACGATGAAACAGTTAATATAGGACCGATTTTGAACATTTCTGAAATCATCGACTCGCTCCATCCCCTCGAAAAAAAAGTCCTTCTCTATTTCCAGCAGGTCCCTATACTCCTTTCTGTACCCTTAAAAAAATTAGTAGATTCCCAAGTCATCGATCCTTCTCAAATTGAAATGGTCCTCGGCTGGCTTCATTCCAAACAGATCTGCGAAGTCATTGTAACAGGGTCCCGCAAGTTTGCTTCATTGACGCCTCTGGGTGAAACCTATGCAAAGTCAGAAATTCCTGAAATCAGAATTTTCAGTCGGATCAATCAAACCCCGACGACCATCAAGGAGATCCAGACGAGCGCGGAATTTGAACCGGAAGAAAAGAGTTCGGCCATTGGCGCTTTAAAAGAATCAGGGTTAATCCAGATCGGTCCGGGGGGTGTTCTTCAGGTAAAGAACAGGGATGTTTTAGCCCAGTTTAACAAGATTCAGGATCTTCTCAAAAAACTTTTGGAAAAAGAGGGGCGTTGTCCAATTCAAGAATTATCTGAAGTTGAAAAAATGATTGCGGAAGAATATTCCCATAAACGAGGAAAGTCAAAAGGCCTGATTCGGATTGATGAAGAGGTCGAAAGAGAAATTGTCGTTACCCCCGCTCTTGGAAAAAAGATCCTGTCTTCCTTATCCAACGAGCAGACCGAAGTGACTTATTCCCAGCTCACGCCCGAGATGTTGAAGGATGGGAGCTGGCGAAATCAGGCGCCCCGTAAATATAACATTCATCTGAGACCTTCCCGGATAGCCATTGGAAAAAAGCATCCCTACAGACAATTTCTCGATCTTTTGAAATCGAAACTGGTCGGACTTGGATTTATGGAAATGAGGGGTGAGCTGGTCGAAACGGAATTCTGGAACAATGACGCTCTTTTTATGCCCCAGTTTCATCCTGCGCGTGATATTCACGATGTTTATTTTGTCAAAGAGCCATTGTTTGCCAAATCGATTGGCCAACCTTTTCTCAATCAGGTCTCTGAAGTCCATAAAGACGGCTGGAAGACCGGCTCCAGGGGATGGCGATATGATTTTGATCAGGAAAGGGCAAAAAGACTCATTTTACGCAGCCAGGGGACAGCGGTTTCTTCCAGGACCCTTGCCTCTAAACCGGAAATTCCCGGAAAATATTTTTCGATCGCGCGCTGTTTCCGTTATGACCAGGTCGATGCGACCCACGCTTCTGACTTTTTTCAGGTGGAGGGAATTGTACTGGGCGAAACCATTCATTTCAAAACGCTTCTTGGTCTTTTGACCCTGTTTGCGAAAGAAGTGGCGAAGGCCACGGAGGTAAAATTCCTTCCGGCCTATTTCCCCTTTACGGAACCGTCCGTCGAAGTGCATGTCAAACATCCTCAACTCGGCTGGATGGAACTGGGGGGGGCAGGACTTTTCAGACCGGAGGTGACCCTGCCTCTCGGGGTAAAGGTTCCGGTCATTGCCTGGGGGCTCGGACTTGATCGAATGGCAATGATGGCATTGGATATCCAGGATATTCGGGATCTCTTTTCCCCGGATCTGGAATTAGTCCGCTCCAAGAAAGTCTCGGTGTAACCGATGCCCTCCATTTTAATCAAAAAGAGGGATCTGGAGTCTCTGGTCGGAAGAAAGATTTCCATTGTTCAATTCGAATCCTATCTCCCCTGGGTCAAGGGGGAGTTCAAGGAATTTGATGAGAAGAACGGCGAAATCAAGGTTGAACTAAACGACTCCAATCGTCCCGACCTTTGGTGCAGCGAAGGGATCGCCCGGCAAATCAAGCTAAAACTTAATAACCGAAATCCAAAATATCCTTTTTATAGACATTCGGCCAAGTCCAAAAAATACAGAATTTTCGTTGAAAAAGAGGTCGAATCCGTCCGGCCGTATATCGCCGCCTGCGCCGTTTCCAATTTTGTTATGACTGAAGAAGCCCTGGTTCAGTTCATCCAAACCCAGGAAAAGCTGGCGGATGTCTTTGGTCAGAAAAGAAAATTGTTATCGATCGGAATCTATCATCTTGAACCGGTTGTTTTTCCGCTCGTTTATAAAATGGCATCGTCAACCGGAACCGGGTTTATCCCGCTCGGATTCGAGGAGAGGATGACTCTCAGGGAGATTCTTGAAAAACATCCCAAGGGGAAAGCCTATCGTCATGTTTTTAAGCATGAGAACAAATTACCCGTTTTTGTTGATCAAAAAGGGACCGTTCTCTCCTTTCCTCCCATTATTAACAGCCGCGAAGCGGGAGAGGTTAAGGCGGGAGATCGGAATTTAATGTTGGAAGTGACCGGGACCGATCTAAGGCTGGTCAATCTGGTACTGAATATCCTGGCTACCAATCTTTTTGACCGCGGAGCGAAGATTGAACCGATTGCAGTCTCCTATCCCTTTAAAACCCCGTATGGAAAAGAATTGATTTTCCCGATGGCAATCGATGTGCCGGTGATGGTAGAAATACGGGAGATTGAGAAGCTTCTGGGGGAATCTTTTAAACCGGAACGGGTCAAAAAAGCGCTGACCTCCTACGGGCATAACGTGGGCAGGGGGACCGGCACCAAATTGCGAGTAAACCCGCCACCGTATCGAGACGATCTGCTCCATTCTGTCGATGTGATTGAGGATGTCGCCATCAGTCTCGGTTATAACAATTTTGAACCGGAGCTTCCGAAAGATTTTTCAAGAGGGAGCTTGTCCAGGGAAGAGTCTTTCTCGGATACACTCCGCGAATATTTTATTGGGTTTGGATTTCAGGAAATGATCTCCAATATCCTGAGCTCGCGGGAAGAGCTGGTTGAAAAAATGAATCTGAATCACGCCCCCCTTCATCTGGTTGAAATCGAAAATGTCATGACAGCCCAATTTTCTATCGTCCGGAACCAGATACTTCCTTCGCTTTTACGTGTCGAAGCGGCCAGCAGTAAGGCATTTTATCCCCACCATATATTTGAAATTGGAGAGGTGGCCGAAAAAGATCTTTCACAAGATCTGGGATCCAAAACCCGGATTCAGCTTTCGGCGCTCATCGCCCATCCGAACGCTTCTTTTTCTGAAATGCATTCCTACCTGGATATGCTTTTCTATTACCTGGTCGGGAGCAAATTTCTGTTTCATGGATTAAAGTCAGTGAATCATTCGAGCTATAATTCCGGAAGATTTGGTGAAATTTTTTACAGGGACGAAAATAGTCCGGAAAAAGAGATCCGGGTGGGATCGTTAGGCGAAATTCATCCCGAGGTCTTGGAGAGGTGGCAAATCGGAGTGCCCTGTTCCGCACTCACGCTCGACGTCAATCTCCTGTTAGCACTCACCCAATCCGAATAATATCATATCAATCCATAGGCCGGCGAAGATGGAATCATGAGCCAAATCGATTGGATCGGATTTATCCCGGCGTCCGTTGCAGTCATACTCGCTCCAGGTCCCGGTTCCTTGTGGGTAGCCCGGGTGGCGGCTTCGTCGGGCAACCGCGCTGCCGGTTCGGCGATGCTCGGAATTTTAACCGGCGATGTCATCCTGGTTTCGCTTTCTCTCTTGGGGGTTTCAGCGCTCTTTTCAGCTTATCCCGCCCTGTTTCATGCATTTCAACTGGCGGGCACAGCCTATCTGATCTACCTGGGACTGAAGTTATTTCTGACAACGGGACTTCAAAAACAAACGCTTGGCTTAGAAGAAATCTCGGGAACATTCAAAAAAGGGGTTACCATCACCCTTTCCAATCCGAAGGCCATCTTTTTCTTCATGGCCTTTTTTCCGCTTTTCCTCAGATCAGGAGGGGAGGGGTTTCTCTCTTCTTATGCGACGATGACCTTGCTCTTTCTGGGAGCCAACCAGGTTTATCTCTTTTTTTTAAGTCGAATTTTTTGTAAAGTGGGCGCCGTATTTCAGGAGAACTTGCGGCTGCAAAAAATAGCACGCAAAACCTGTGGAATCGTTTTTATTTTTTTCGGAATCAAGATCGCTTTTTTCACAGGGTAAGGCTTTCTGAAGATCGGGTTTAGAAAGGAGGAAATCAAATTTACAGGTTAGTCAAAAAACTTCATATGCCAGGCCGCAGAAGCGAGGCATACGGAGCGTACATGATGAGTACGTGAGTAATGCCGAGCGACGAGAACGAAGCAGATGAGTTTTTTCACTAACCTGTGGGTTAAGCAGCGATATGCTGTTTCGCCACCTCCACAATCTTATTAAACCCCGCCAGGTCGTTTACCGCTAACTCAGCGAGCATTTTGCGATTAATTCCGATATTGGCCTTTTTTAAGGCATTGATAAACCGGCTGTAAGCGATTCCAGCCAATCCTGCGGCCGCGTTGATTCGGGCAATCCAGAGCCTTCTAAAGTCTCTTTTTTTAGCTTTCCGGTCGCGGTAGGCATATTGAAGACCCTTATCGACCTGTTCAGTAGCTGATCTGAAAAGCTTGCTCTTGGCGCCGTAATATCCTTTCGCCATTTTTAATCTCTTTTTATGTCTTGTTCTGGTTTTGGTGCCGCCTTTAGCTCGAGGCATGTTATTCTCCTTTATCGATCTGACGATAATGAATCACTTGCTGCGTTCTCGCATCTCAACCTCCTTCAACGTACTAACTCAGTACGCCTCAGTCGTTTTCGAAGCTGCGGCCTGGCAATTAATCCATTCTTGTCAGATCTATTTGCTAGTTAGTTTGACTTATTCTTCACAATTTCAGAGCTTGTGTTTTATGAAATTTAAATTCCGCCGCCGTAAGGGAGTAGTCTTTTAACCATTCTCTCTTCCGCCGGGATCAAAACCCCTTCAACTTTGAGAGCTCTCTTTCTTTTTGCGTTTTTAGTGGTTAGAAGATGCCTCTCTCCCGCTCGTTTAATGACCACTTTTCCTGTACCCGTAATTTTAACTCTTTTTGCCATCCCTTTATGGGATTTTATTTTCGGCATTTCATAACTCCTTTTTTCAAATTTATTCCGGTTTAGCTTCTTTCACTTCTTCGATTTTACTCTCCAATCTAATCTCCGCAGGGATTGCCGTTTCAACTTTTGGAATGGCTTCCACTTTTGGAGGTTTAGGTGGTTTGGGTGCCTTTTGTCCCTTTCCTTTTTCTGATTTCGGAATGACGATCATGACCAGGGTGTTCCCTTCCATCCGGGGAATCTGTTCAATCGTGCCATGAAGGGAAATTTTTTCCATGAACTGGTTCATCAGTGCCCGGCCGATGGACTGATTGACATTTTCTCTCCCCCGGAACATCAAGGCCACTTTGACTTTGTTTCCCTCTTCCAGAAAATTTCTCGAATGTCTGATTTTTATTTCCAGGTCATGCGTATCTGTATAAGGACGAAGCTTAATCTCTTTTAAGACGGCGGTCTTGGAATGGAGCTTGGCATTGTGGAGTTTTTTGCTCTGTTCGTACTTATATTTCCCATAATCCATGATCCTGCAGACAGGGGGATTGGAAGTAGGAGCGACTTCGACCAGGTCCAGTCCGCTCTCTTCAGCCTTCTTGATCGCCTCAAAAGTCGGCATGACACCCAGCTGATTGCCTTCTCCATCGATGACCCGCACTTCTCTCGCCCTGATTCCACGGTTGACATTTAATTTAACGATATAGGTTCTCCCGGTTCAAAGTTTTTAATATTATCCATTAAGCCCACCACCAATATCAAC
The genomic region above belongs to Nitrospirota bacterium and contains:
- a CDS encoding ribulose-phosphate 3-epimerase, translated to MKKIAPSILSADFGHLADEIKRVEEAGADMIHVDVMDGHFVPNLTIGPPVIEFIRKATALPLDVHLMIERPEQSINDFVSAGSDILTVHVETCPHLHRTIQQIKEKNIKAGVTLNPATSLTLVEEIIDSVDLLLIMSVNPGFGGQSFIPSVLSKIRLARKMIDRKNAKVMLEVDGGIKIDNIKEISEAGCDVFVAGSAIFKSKDYRKTITTMKQLI
- a CDS encoding phenylalanine--tRNA ligase subunit alpha, translated to MNISEIIDSLHPLEKKVLLYFQQVPILLSVPLKKLVDSQVIDPSQIEMVLGWLHSKQICEVIVTGSRKFASLTPLGETYAKSEIPEIRIFSRINQTPTTIKEIQTSAEFEPEEKSSAIGALKESGLIQIGPGGVLQVKNRDVLAQFNKIQDLLKKLLEKEGRCPIQELSEVEKMIAEEYSHKRGKSKGLIRIDEEVEREIVVTPALGKKILSSLSNEQTEVTYSQLTPEMLKDGSWRNQAPRKYNIHLRPSRIAIGKKHPYRQFLDLLKSKLVGLGFMEMRGELVETEFWNNDALFMPQFHPARDIHDVYFVKEPLFAKSIGQPFLNQVSEVHKDGWKTGSRGWRYDFDQERAKRLILRSQGTAVSSRTLASKPEIPGKYFSIARCFRYDQVDATHASDFFQVEGIVLGETIHFKTLLGLLTLFAKEVAKATEVKFLPAYFPFTEPSVEVHVKHPQLGWMELGGAGLFRPEVTLPLGVKVPVIAWGLGLDRMAMMALDIQDIRDLFSPDLELVRSKKVSV
- the pheT gene encoding phenylalanine--tRNA ligase subunit beta; amino-acid sequence: MPSILIKKRDLESLVGRKISIVQFESYLPWVKGEFKEFDEKNGEIKVELNDSNRPDLWCSEGIARQIKLKLNNRNPKYPFYRHSAKSKKYRIFVEKEVESVRPYIAACAVSNFVMTEEALVQFIQTQEKLADVFGQKRKLLSIGIYHLEPVVFPLVYKMASSTGTGFIPLGFEERMTLREILEKHPKGKAYRHVFKHENKLPVFVDQKGTVLSFPPIINSREAGEVKAGDRNLMLEVTGTDLRLVNLVLNILATNLFDRGAKIEPIAVSYPFKTPYGKELIFPMAIDVPVMVEIREIEKLLGESFKPERVKKALTSYGHNVGRGTGTKLRVNPPPYRDDLLHSVDVIEDVAISLGYNNFEPELPKDFSRGSLSREESFSDTLREYFIGFGFQEMISNILSSREELVEKMNLNHAPLHLVEIENVMTAQFSIVRNQILPSLLRVEAASSKAFYPHHIFEIGEVAEKDLSQDLGSKTRIQLSALIAHPNASFSEMHSYLDMLFYYLVGSKFLFHGLKSVNHSSYNSGRFGEIFYRDENSPEKEIRVGSLGEIHPEVLERWQIGVPCSALTLDVNLLLALTQSE
- a CDS encoding LysE family translocator, encoding MSQIDWIGFIPASVAVILAPGPGSLWVARVAASSGNRAAGSAMLGILTGDVILVSLSLLGVSALFSAYPALFHAFQLAGTAYLIYLGLKLFLTTGLQKQTLGLEEISGTFKKGVTITLSNPKAIFFFMAFFPLFLRSGGEGFLSSYATMTLLFLGANQVYLFFLSRIFCKVGAVFQENLRLQKIARKTCGIVFIFFGIKIAFFTG
- the rplT gene encoding 50S ribosomal protein L20 yields the protein MPRAKGGTKTRTRHKKRLKMAKGYYGAKSKLFRSATEQVDKGLQYAYRDRKAKKRDFRRLWIARINAAAGLAGIAYSRFINALKKANIGINRKMLAELAVNDLAGFNKIVEVAKQHIAA
- the rpmI gene encoding 50S ribosomal protein L35, giving the protein MPKIKSHKGMAKRVKITGTGKVVIKRAGERHLLTTKNAKRKRALKVEGVLIPAEERMVKRLLPYGGGI
- a CDS encoding translation initiation factor IF-3, with translation MVKLNVNRGIRAREVRVIDGEGNQLGVMPTFEAIKKAEESGLDLVEVAPTSNPPVCRIMDYGKYKYEQSKKLHNAKLHSKTAVLKEIKLRPYTDTHDLEIKIRHSRNFLEEGNKVKVALMFRGRENVNQSIGRALMNQFMEKISLHGTIEQIPRMEGNTLVMIVIPKSEKGKGQKAPKPPKPPKVEAIPKVETAIPAEIRLESKIEEVKEAKPE